One genomic segment of Desulforamulus reducens MI-1 includes these proteins:
- a CDS encoding DNA polymerase III subunit alpha, with the protein MLEGKVVPENQFVHLHVHTEYSLLDGASRINQMAKQAKESGMNSLAITDHGCMFGVVDFYKVCHKEGVKPILGCEVYVAPRRRIDRTPKLDDQPNHLVLLAENQEGYKNLLKLVSLGYTEGFYYKPRVDKELLQRYHKGLIALSACLAGEVADKILGSQPEKARQAAREYVDIFGKDNFFLELQDHGYQEQRTVNRELLKIAKELQIPLVATNDVHYLKREHAEIQDVLLCIQTGKSINTPGRMKFESQEMYLKSPHEMNLLFAEIPDALSNTLRIAERCQVDLEFGKYHLPYFTVPEESSPAQYLREKCLEGAIKRYGHCSGPVQERLEYELNVIGKMGYDEYFLIVWDFIHYARQKGIAVGPGRGSAAGSIVSYALGITNIDPLKYGLLFERFLNPERISMPDIDIDFDYERRGEVIEYIVQKYGTDRVAQIITFGTMAARAAIRDVGRALDMPYGDVDRVAKLVPTELNITIAKALTSSPDLKAAYDQDPEVKRLVDTAAALEGMPRHASTHAAGVVISREPLVEYLPLSKTSDGLVTTQFPMTTVEELGLLKMDLLGLRNLTVISETVNLIEQIKETKLDINTIPLDDQATFDMLTRGEGVGVFQLESSGMRNILRELKPNAFEDIVALVALYRPGPLGSGMVEDFIQRKHGQNKVDYFHPDLEPILKETYGVILYQEQVMMIARIMAGYSLGQADALRKAMGKKIAKIMGMHRDWFINGSTLDDKGKPLKNPIPGAVARGYSRQLAEKMFDLMEYFAGYGFNKSHSAAYALVSYQTAYLKANYPVEYMAALLTSVRDNTDKVVLYIDECRRMGIQVLPPDINLSRENFTAANGAIRFGMAAVKNVGWGAVQEIIQIREKKGPFTGFYDLCGRLDTRIANRRVLESLIKAGALDAFGYRSQLLAGLDTGLEHAARSQRDREQGQVSLFDLMSESPAQVMELKLPHVPRLTSRQQLEMEKEALGLYISGHPLSEFGWLLDQLEVQRVVHLAELPDGNNLLVAGIISTIKRITSRKGDPMAFLTLEDLTGSCEVVVFPQVYRRHFSLLDLKVPLLLKGKLNNNGEETKILAEEIQPLENVTCELWLRLSENVISKELEERLISHPGSSPVFLFYPEDRHKVQLEKEVSLSLNLKRSLTSLLGEDNILLRFNQPLKAPVAAARDTSRVKEVPGRYTVAKTVKASQPEQPKINPLPRSGLVKPVTISSGPFDPDTYPVPESLLDL; encoded by the coding sequence TTGCTGGAGGGGAAAGTAGTGCCGGAGAATCAATTTGTCCACTTACACGTACATACTGAATACAGCCTGCTGGATGGAGCAAGCCGTATTAATCAAATGGCTAAGCAGGCCAAAGAAAGTGGCATGAATTCCCTTGCCATTACCGATCACGGCTGCATGTTTGGGGTGGTAGACTTTTACAAAGTCTGCCATAAGGAAGGGGTAAAACCCATACTAGGCTGCGAAGTCTATGTGGCACCCCGCCGCAGGATTGACCGGACACCCAAACTGGACGATCAACCGAATCATCTGGTACTGCTGGCTGAAAACCAGGAAGGGTACAAAAACCTTCTAAAATTGGTGTCCCTTGGTTATACCGAGGGTTTTTATTATAAGCCCAGGGTGGATAAGGAACTGCTACAGCGCTATCACAAAGGACTTATTGCCCTCAGTGCCTGTTTGGCAGGGGAGGTTGCCGATAAAATCTTAGGCAGCCAACCGGAAAAGGCTCGCCAGGCCGCAAGAGAGTATGTTGATATTTTTGGTAAAGACAACTTTTTTTTAGAACTGCAGGACCACGGTTATCAAGAACAGCGTACAGTTAACCGGGAATTACTAAAAATTGCCAAAGAATTACAAATCCCGCTGGTGGCAACCAACGATGTTCATTACCTGAAACGGGAACATGCAGAGATACAGGATGTGTTGCTTTGTATTCAAACCGGTAAAAGCATTAACACACCGGGAAGAATGAAATTCGAAAGCCAGGAAATGTACTTGAAAAGCCCCCATGAGATGAACCTTCTCTTTGCTGAGATACCCGATGCCCTGAGCAACACACTGCGTATTGCCGAGCGGTGTCAGGTGGATTTAGAATTTGGCAAGTACCACTTACCTTATTTTACAGTACCCGAAGAATCCAGCCCAGCCCAATATCTACGGGAAAAATGCCTGGAAGGTGCCATAAAACGATATGGACATTGCTCTGGACCTGTTCAGGAACGACTGGAATACGAACTAAATGTTATTGGCAAAATGGGGTACGATGAGTATTTTCTAATTGTATGGGACTTTATCCATTATGCTCGGCAGAAGGGTATTGCTGTTGGGCCCGGGCGGGGTTCTGCTGCCGGGAGCATTGTTTCTTACGCCCTGGGTATTACCAATATTGATCCCCTGAAATATGGCCTGTTGTTTGAACGGTTCTTAAATCCAGAGCGTATCTCCATGCCGGATATTGACATCGACTTTGACTACGAGCGCCGGGGAGAAGTCATTGAATATATTGTGCAAAAATATGGTACGGACCGGGTAGCCCAGATCATTACCTTTGGAACCATGGCTGCAAGGGCAGCCATTCGGGATGTAGGCCGAGCTCTGGATATGCCCTATGGTGATGTGGATCGGGTAGCAAAATTAGTGCCAACGGAGCTTAATATAACCATTGCCAAAGCACTTACAAGTTCACCGGATTTAAAGGCAGCTTACGACCAAGACCCCGAAGTTAAACGGCTGGTTGATACTGCCGCTGCATTAGAGGGAATGCCAAGACATGCTTCCACCCATGCTGCCGGGGTGGTAATATCCCGGGAGCCTCTGGTGGAATACCTGCCCTTGAGCAAAACCTCAGATGGTTTGGTGACCACCCAATTTCCCATGACCACAGTGGAGGAACTGGGTCTATTGAAGATGGATTTGCTGGGGCTACGCAACTTAACTGTAATTTCAGAAACCGTCAATTTAATTGAGCAAATAAAAGAAACTAAACTAGATATTAATACGATTCCCTTAGATGATCAAGCAACCTTTGATATGCTTACCCGGGGTGAAGGAGTTGGCGTATTCCAGTTAGAAAGTAGCGGCATGCGCAACATTCTAAGGGAACTAAAACCCAATGCCTTTGAGGACATTGTAGCCTTGGTTGCTCTTTACCGCCCGGGTCCCCTAGGCAGCGGCATGGTGGAGGATTTTATCCAGCGCAAACACGGGCAAAACAAGGTGGATTATTTTCACCCAGATCTGGAACCAATTCTGAAGGAAACCTATGGAGTTATTCTATACCAGGAACAGGTTATGATGATTGCCAGGATCATGGCCGGTTACTCCCTTGGGCAGGCCGATGCATTACGCAAGGCCATGGGTAAAAAGATTGCTAAAATTATGGGCATGCATCGGGACTGGTTTATTAACGGCAGCACCCTTGACGATAAGGGAAAGCCCCTGAAAAACCCCATTCCTGGAGCTGTGGCTAGGGGCTATAGTAGGCAACTGGCAGAAAAGATGTTTGATCTGATGGAATACTTTGCGGGTTATGGTTTTAATAAATCGCACTCTGCTGCTTACGCCTTAGTTTCCTACCAAACTGCCTATTTGAAAGCCAATTACCCGGTTGAGTACATGGCGGCCCTGCTTACCTCGGTACGGGACAATACAGATAAAGTGGTCCTGTATATAGATGAATGCCGTCGTATGGGAATACAGGTGTTGCCACCGGATATTAACTTGAGCCGGGAAAACTTTACAGCTGCCAATGGTGCCATTCGTTTTGGTATGGCAGCGGTGAAAAACGTTGGCTGGGGTGCTGTTCAAGAGATAATACAAATTCGGGAAAAGAAAGGTCCATTTACTGGATTCTATGATCTCTGTGGTCGTTTGGACACCCGAATAGCCAACCGAAGGGTGTTGGAAAGCTTGATTAAGGCCGGGGCATTGGATGCCTTTGGCTACCGATCCCAGCTTCTTGCTGGTTTGGACACTGGCCTTGAGCATGCTGCCCGTTCACAGCGGGACCGTGAGCAAGGTCAGGTAAGCTTATTTGACCTGATGTCTGAAAGTCCGGCCCAGGTGATGGAACTTAAGCTGCCTCATGTTCCTAGGTTAACGTCACGACAACAACTGGAAATGGAAAAGGAAGCACTAGGATTGTATATTTCCGGGCATCCACTGTCAGAATTCGGTTGGCTGCTGGATCAACTGGAGGTTCAGCGGGTGGTGCATTTGGCAGAGCTCCCCGACGGTAATAACCTGTTGGTGGCGGGAATCATTTCTACCATCAAACGGATAACCTCCCGCAAGGGAGACCCAATGGCCTTTTTGACCCTGGAAGATTTGACGGGAAGTTGTGAAGTTGTTGTCTTTCCGCAAGTATACCGTCGTCATTTTAGTCTACTGGATTTAAAAGTCCCACTTTTATTAAAGGGAAAATTGAACAACAACGGTGAAGAGACTAAAATACTGGCGGAGGAAATCCAGCCGCTGGAGAATGTTACCTGCGAACTGTGGTTAAGGTTATCAGAGAATGTCATATCAAAAGAACTGGAAGAACGCCTGATATCGCACCCGGGAAGCTCGCCAGTATTTCTCTTTTACCCAGAAGACAGGCATAAAGTGCAATTGGAAAAAGAGGTTTCCTTAAGCCTAAATTTAAAACGATCCCTTACAAGCCTTCTGGGGGAAGACAATATACTATTGCGTTTTAACCAGCCATTGAAAGCACCAGTGGCTGCTGCCCGGGATACCTCCCGTGTCAAAGAAGTTCCTGGTAGGTATACCGTAGCTAAAACCGTGAAAGCATCGCAACCAGAACAGCCTAAGATTAACCCTTTGCCCCGCAGTGGGTTGGTGAAGCCGGTAACGATCTCCAGCGGGCCCTTTGATCCGGATACTTACCCGGTGCCGGAAAGTTTGCTGGATCTATAG
- a CDS encoding DUF2225 domain-containing protein: MVELHVRERKNMQATMEMIFQAKVTCPNCGQDFLHPEVKSKYISLEKQDSDFCGYYNGINPIFYDVMVCRHCGFGFTKETNRPLDEAEKMSINTILSSWHNDGAQYSGLRTLEQAIKAYNKAILCQELRNAKDSVKGSLYLRLGWLYRYQGNKNNEEQALRRTLEFLRRAYERESSSDAKKELRMIYLIGELSYRNGDLKDAIKWFQAVTTHPEADRYPVFNRLARSRWQDIREEAKQKG; this comes from the coding sequence ATGGTAGAACTTCATGTGCGGGAGCGTAAGAATATGCAAGCAACTATGGAAATGATTTTTCAAGCAAAAGTAACCTGCCCAAATTGCGGACAAGACTTTCTCCATCCTGAAGTGAAAAGTAAATATATTTCACTGGAAAAACAGGACAGTGACTTTTGTGGTTATTATAATGGCATTAATCCTATTTTTTATGATGTTATGGTTTGTCGTCATTGTGGTTTTGGTTTTACCAAAGAAACCAATCGTCCTCTGGATGAAGCTGAAAAAATGTCCATTAATACTATATTGTCCAGTTGGCATAATGACGGAGCTCAGTACAGTGGACTACGAACACTGGAACAGGCAATCAAGGCATACAACAAGGCCATTTTATGCCAGGAGCTAAGAAATGCCAAGGATTCTGTGAAGGGTTCTTTGTACCTGCGATTGGGCTGGCTCTATCGCTATCAGGGCAATAAAAATAATGAAGAGCAGGCTCTGCGCCGAACATTGGAGTTTCTAAGGCGTGCCTATGAAAGAGAATCTTCCTCAGATGCAAAAAAAGAATTACGCATGATCTATCTTATCGGGGAATTGTCTTACCGCAATGGTGATCTTAAGGACGCCATCAAATGGTTTCAGGCTGTGACCACCCACCCAGAGGCGGATCGTTACCCAGTCTTTAATAGGTTGGCCAGATCTCGCTGGCAGGATATCCGGGAGGAAGCCAAGCAAAAGGGGTAA